A genome region from Magnolia sinica isolate HGM2019 chromosome 8, MsV1, whole genome shotgun sequence includes the following:
- the LOC131254243 gene encoding uncharacterized protein LOC131254243, translating to MSGLESSVAMHRLNISKDKRSIKQAQRRFHPEMVPLIEEEASKLIKVGFIKEVKKKQLKMNPSKCTFRILSGKFLDFVVRHRGIEIDLGKIKAIQEMPLPKTLKELKSLQGKPMLSERLAKQMLLLSEYEITYELARAIKGQAVGDFLAAHSISDIKMINDDVSDEQVMMTELRGLWQMYFDGASRTSRTSAGHVEVKHIPRSEDARADALTSLPAALACSNRSPLQVTIEERRFLLLTDDVEMAKWIEAIALRSVKERDVVNFIQHAIIYRYSILKNIVTDNGTPFKNKGMKRLCWKYDIQHSFLTPYYPPANGLAEAFNKTIVKILKKTVAGNKRDWDEKLQEALWAYRTTHRTTTKVTLYSLVYGVEANMPIGM from the exons ATGTCGGGCCTAGAATCATCAGTGGCAATGCATCGGTTAAATATTTCCAAAGATAAGAGATCAATTAAGCAAGCGCAACGGAGGTTCCATCCAGAGATGGTTCCTCTGATTGAAGAAGAAGCGAGCAAACTCATCAAAGTTGGGTTCATCAAGGAAGTCAA AAAGAAGCAACTGAAGATGAATCCATCTAAATGTACATTCAGAATTTTGTCAGGGAAGTTTCTCGATTTTGTTGTTAGACATCGAGGAATTGAAATCGACCTAGGAAAGATCAAAGCTATACAAGAAATGCCGCTCCCAAAGACACTGAAGGAATTAAaaagtttacaaggaaa gccgatgctATCTGAGAGATTGGCCAAGCAGATGCTTTTACTGTCAGAATATGAAATAACATATGAACTGGCAAGAGCaataaaaggacaagcagtgggaGATTTCTTGGCAGCCCATTCCATATCGGATATCAAAATGATAAACGATGATGTATCAGATGAACAGGTGATGATGACAGAATTGCGCGGCttgtggcagatgtattttgatggtgcttccaGAACTTCAAGAACTAGTGCTGGG CATGTTGAAGTCAAACACATACCCAGATCAGAGGATGCAAGAGCAGATGCTTTGACCAGTCTGCCTGCAGCCTTAGCTTGTTCTAATCGGAGCCCTTTACAAGTAACAATTGAAGAAAGAAGGTTCTTATTGCTTACTGATGATGTCGAGATGGCTAAG TGGATTGAAGCTATTGCGCTGAGAAGTGTTAAAGAGAGGGATGTCGTGAATTTCATAcaacatgcaataatataccgctACAGTATTCTGAAAAATATTGTCACTGATAATGGGACACCGTTCAAGAATAAGGGAATGAAAAGATTGTGCTGGAAATATGATATTCAGCATTCGTTCTTAACGCCCTACTATCCACCAGCTAATGGGTTAGCTGAAGCGTTTAACAAaacaattgtgaaaatattgaagaaaactgtTGCAGGGAACAAACGTGATTGGGACGAGAAGTTGCAagaagctttatgggcttatagaacCACTCATCGTACTACCACGAAGGTGACACTATACTCTCTAGTCTACGGGGTTGAAGCTAATATGCCTATAGGGATGTAA